In Symmachiella dynata, the following are encoded in one genomic region:
- the mtaB gene encoding tRNA (N(6)-L-threonylcarbamoyladenosine(37)-C(2))-methylthiotransferase MtaB: MSQPTCRLVTLGCKVNQYETELVKEALVRGGYREAEEEENADLCVVNTCTVTATGDSKGRQLIRQLARKNPGSRTIVMGCYATREPETLAQLPNVLEVVEDKRELPDVLARVGVNDFPTGISTFEGRRRAYVKVQDGCILNCTYCIIPQVRPGLRSRPPQDIDEEVHRLIENGHKEIVLCGIHLGHYGVDATRGRSGKAPFRLAHLIENLDRIPGDWRMRLSSIEAAEVSPDFVDVVTSTEKLSPHFHPSLQSGSRNVLLRMKRRYSLDMFLGKMELLRSRLDNPAFSTDVIVGFPGETEAEFQETLDVCEQAGFMKIHVFPFSARAGTPAADLPDQISPEVKKERGQRLAELGDRLARRYYESLVGRDLQVLVERESRDRPDWVSGTACRYAPVDIPGDATAIGQIVKVQATSAADHGVIAEVL; this comes from the coding sequence TCAATCAATACGAAACCGAATTGGTCAAAGAAGCGCTGGTTCGCGGCGGCTATCGTGAAGCGGAGGAAGAGGAAAATGCCGACCTCTGCGTGGTGAATACCTGTACGGTGACCGCCACCGGGGATTCGAAAGGTCGGCAGTTGATCCGCCAATTGGCCCGCAAAAACCCAGGCTCGCGAACAATCGTAATGGGCTGTTACGCCACTCGTGAACCAGAGACCTTGGCCCAACTCCCCAATGTGTTGGAAGTCGTTGAAGATAAACGCGAACTGCCAGACGTATTGGCGCGTGTCGGCGTGAATGATTTCCCGACCGGGATCAGTACCTTTGAAGGGCGGCGGCGTGCCTACGTCAAAGTCCAAGACGGTTGTATTTTAAATTGCACGTACTGCATCATCCCCCAAGTCCGACCCGGTCTGCGGAGCCGTCCCCCGCAAGACATTGACGAGGAAGTCCACCGGCTGATTGAAAACGGCCACAAGGAAATCGTGCTTTGCGGAATTCATCTCGGGCACTATGGCGTCGATGCCACGCGCGGCCGTAGCGGCAAAGCTCCGTTTCGGTTAGCGCATCTGATCGAAAATCTGGACCGCATTCCCGGCGACTGGCGGATGCGGTTGTCGAGTATTGAAGCAGCGGAAGTCTCCCCAGATTTCGTCGATGTCGTGACCTCCACCGAGAAACTGTCCCCGCATTTCCACCCTTCACTGCAAAGCGGCTCGCGAAATGTGTTGTTGCGGATGAAGAGGCGATACAGCCTCGACATGTTTTTGGGCAAGATGGAATTACTCCGCAGTCGGCTCGACAATCCGGCGTTCAGCACCGATGTGATTGTCGGCTTTCCCGGCGAAACCGAGGCGGAGTTTCAGGAGACGCTCGATGTTTGTGAACAAGCGGGCTTCATGAAGATTCACGTCTTCCCCTTCAGTGCCCGCGCGGGCACGCCGGCGGCCGATCTGCCGGATCAGATTTCTCCCGAAGTCAAAAAAGAGCGCGGGCAACGATTGGCCGAGTTGGGCGACCGTTTGGCCCGCCGATATTATGAGTCGCTCGTCGGACGCGACCTTCAGGTTTTGGTCGAACGGGAATCCCGCGATCGCCCCGACTGGGTCAGCGGCACCGCTTGTCGTTATGCCCCGGTCGACATCCCGGGCGATGCCACAGCCATCGGACAAATTGTCAAAGTGCAGGCAACCTCCGCCGCGGATCACGGAGTCATCGCCGAGGTTCTGTAG